The following proteins come from a genomic window of Zonotrichia leucophrys gambelii isolate GWCS_2022_RI chromosome 4, RI_Zleu_2.0, whole genome shotgun sequence:
- the UBA6 gene encoding ubiquitin-like modifier-activating enzyme 6, with protein sequence MAADSMEIDDALYSRQRYVLGDTAMQKMAQSHVFLSGIGGLGVEIAKNIILAGVKALTVHDTKHCTKWDLGINFFIHEDDVTSQRNRAEATLPRIAELNPYVHVAASTVPLDETTDLSFLKHYQCVILTEVSLLLQKKINDFCHAQQPPIKFISADVYGVCSRLFCDFGDEFEVLDTTGEEPKEIFISNITQSNPGIVTCLENHPHRLETGQFLTFREVNGMSCLNGSTHQITVVSPYSFSIGDTSEMEPYLHGGIAVQVKTPKMCYFEQLEKQITNPLCLVPDFSKPEAPLQIHVAMLALNQFQENFGRGPNIGCLQDAEEMLKIAISISETLENKPQVNGDVVKWLSRTAKGFLPPLAAAVGGVASQEVLKAVTGKFSPLQQWLYIDVLDIVTPLEKVGSEEFVPRGDRYDALRACIGDSLCQKLRDLNVFLVGCGAIGCEMLKNFALLGVGTGQDKGLVTITDPDLIEKSNLNRQFLFRPHHIQKPKSYTAAEATLNINPYIKIDSDINKVCPATENTYSDEFYTKQDVIVTALDNVEARRYIDSRCVANLRPLIDSGTMGTKGHTEVIVPHLTESYNSHRDPPEEEIPFCTLKSFPAAIEHTIQWARDKFESSFSHKPSLFNKFWQTYPSAEEVLQRIKSGESLEGCFHVIKTLSRRPRSWTQCVELARIKFEKYFSHKALQLLHSFPLDTRLKDGSLFWQSPKRPPFPVKFDFNDPLHYGFIVSTAKLFATVYCVPFTEKDLSEETILGIISSVKVPEFRPSNKVVQTDETARKPDHIPVSSEDERNAIFQLEKSILSNEALETDLQMKPISFEKDDDSNGHIDFVTAASNLRAKMYNIEPADRFKTKRIAGKIIPAIATATAAVSGLVALELIKVVGGYPADAYKNCFLNLAIPIMVFTETAEVRRTEIRNGISFTIWDRWTIYGKEDFTLLDFINAVREKYGIEPTMVVQGVKMLYVPVMPGHIKRLKLTMQKLVKPSADKKYVDLTVSFAPETDGEEDLPGPPVRYYFVQEDN encoded by the exons ATGGCAGCAGACTCTATGGAAATTGATGATGCTTTGTATAG TCGCCAGAGGTATGTTCTTGGAGACACAGCAATGCAGAAGATGGCTCAGTCCCACGTGTTCCTGAGTGGTATAGGTGGCCTTGGGGTGGAGATTG caaaaaacATCATTCTGGCTGGGGTAAAG GCTCTTACAGTTCATGACACCAAGCACTGcacaaaatgggatttggggatcaaCTTCTTCATCCATGAAGATGATGTTACCAGTCAAAGGAACAG ggcTGAGGCCACACTTCCTCGTATTGCAGAACTCAATCCATATGTCCATGTAGCAGCATCAACTGTGCCACTAGATGAAACCACAGATCTGTCTTTCCTAAAGCACTACCAG TGTGTCATACTGACTGAAGTAAGTCTGTTGCTGCAGAAGAAGATTAATGACTTCTGTCATGCTCAGCAGCCACCTATTAAG TTCATCAGTGCAGATGTGTATGGAGTGTGTTCACGTTTGTTTTGTGACTTTGGTGATGAATTTGAAGTGCTGGATACAACAGGAGAGGAACCAAAGGAGATCTTCATTTCAAATATAACACAA tcaaaTCCTGGTATTGTCACTTGCCTTGAAAATCATCCACACAGGCTTGAAACAGGACAGTTCTTAACCTTTCGGGAAGTGAATGGAATGTCATGCTTGAATGGATCCACACACCAAATAACAG TGGTGTCACCTTACTCCTTCAGCATTGGTGATACATCAGAGATGGAGCCTTACCTGCATGGAGGCATCGCTGTGCAAGTGAAGACGCCCAAGATGTGTTACTTT gaaCAGCTGGAGAAGCAGATAACAAACCCATTATGCCTTGTTCCGGATTTTAGCAAGCCTGAG GCACCTTTGCAGATCCATGTTGCCATGCTTGCCTTGAACCAATTCCAGGAGAACTTTGGTCGTGGCCCAAACATTGG ATGCCTTCAAGatgctgaggaaatgctgaaaatagCCATTTCTATAagtgaaacactggaaaacaAA CCTCAGGTGAATGGAGATGTGGTGAAATGGCTGTCTAGAACTGCTAAGGGATTTCTGCCTcctttggctgcagcagtgggtGGTGTTGCTAGCCAGGAAGTCCTGAAAGCAGTAACAGGAAAATTTTCACCATTGCAGCAGTGG ctatATATAGATGTTTTAGACATTGTAACACCTCTAGAGAAGGTGGGCTCTGAGGAGTTTGTCCCACG GGGAGATAGATATGATGCCTTGAGGGCTTGTATTGGAGACTCTCTGTGCCAGAAGCTCCGTGATTTGAATGTGTTCTTG GTTGGCTGTGGAGCCATAGGCTGTGAAATGCTAAAAAACTTTGCCCTTCTTGGTGTTGGTACTGGGCAAGACAAAGGATTG GTTACAATTACAGATCCAGATTTGATAGAGAAATCCAACCTGAACAGGCAGTTTCTTTTTCGACCTCATCACATACAG AAACCCAAGAGCTACACTGCAGCAGAAGCAACTCTGAACATCAATCCTTACATAAAGATTGATTCAGATATCAATAAAGTTTGTCCAGCCACTGAGAACACTTACAGTGATGAATTCTACACCAAGCAAGACGTGATTGTGACTGCTTTGGACAATGTTGAAGCCAGGAGATACATTGATAG TCGTTGTGTAGCAAACCTGCGTCCTCTTATAGACTCTGGAACTATGGGAACAAAAGGACACACAGAAGTTATTGTGCCCCATCTGACAGAGTCCTACAATAGTCAT CGGGATCCACCAGAGGAGGAAATACCTTTTTGCACCTTGAAGTCTTTCCCAGCTGCTATTGAGCATACGATACAGTGGGCAAGAGATAAG ttTGAAAGTTCATTTTCTCACAAGCCTTCATTGTTCAACAAGTTCTGGCAAACCTATCCATCGGCAGAAGAAGTTTTGCAG CGAATAAAGTCAGGAGAGAGCTTGGAAGGTTGTTTTCATGTTATTAAAACTCTCAGTAGAAGACCCCGAAGTTGGACTCAGTGTGTAGAACTAGCAagaataaaatttgaaaagtaTTTTAGCCATAAG GCTCTTCAGCTCCTTCATTCATTTCCCCTTGATACACGATTAAAAGATGGAA GTTTGTTTTGGCAGTCACCAAAGAGGCCTCCTTTCCCAGTGAAGTTTGACTTCAACGATCCTTT GCACTATGGTTTCATCGTGAGCACAGCAAAGCTCTTCGCAACGGTGTACTGTGTTCCTTTCACAGAAAAG GACTTGTCAGAGGAAACCATTTTGGGGATTATTTCATCTGTGAAGGTACCGGAGTTTAGACCTTCAAACAAA GTTGTACAGACTGATGAAACTGCAAGAAAACCAGATCATATTCCCGTCAGCAGTGAGGATGAAAGAAATGCTATTTTCCAGCTGGAGAAGTCTATACTATCCAACGAAGCTCTGGAAA CTGACTTGCAAATGAAGCCCATCTCCTTCGAGAAAGATGATGATAGTAATGGGCACATAGATTTTGTAACAGCAGCGTCAAACCTGCGAGCCAAGATGTACAACATCGAACCAGCGGATCGGTTCAAAACAAAGCGCATTGCTGGGAAGATTATTCCTGCCATTGCAACAGCTACTGCTGCAGTATCAGGGCTG GTTGCACTGGAACTCATCAAAGTTGTGGGTGGCTACCCAGCTGATGCATACAAGAACTGTTTTCTGAACCTAGCCATTCCCATAATGGTCTTTACAGAAACTGCTGAAGTAAGAAGAACAGAAATCAG aaatgggATATCATTTACCATCTGGGACAGGTGGACAATTTATGGGAAAGAGGATTTTACTCTGTTGGACTTCATAAATGCTGTCAGA GAGAAATATGGAATTGAACCAACTATGGTTGTACAAGGAGTCAAGATGCTCTATGTTCCTGTGATGCCAGGCCATATTAAAAGATTGAAGTTGAC GATGCAAAAGCTTGTGAAACCATCAGCTGATAAGAAGTATGTGGATTTGACAGTTTCATTTGCTCCAGAGACTGATGGAGAGGAAGACTTGCCCGGACCACCAGTGAGATACTACTTTGTTCAGGAAGACAATTGA